The Anopheles maculipalpis chromosome 3RL, idAnoMacuDA_375_x, whole genome shotgun sequence genomic sequence GTTTACCCACCCATAGTCCGGCCACAGGAACTCATAGCTCCAATCTTGAATGTAGAAATattgaactatttttttttttttaatatttcaacagTAGAAAGCTAAAGCTTTAAATTCTGACCGTTTTCCCCCTTTTACACATAAACAAAGTAGAGAGTGAAGCATAAGCATTTGGTCATAGAAATATTAACATGAGACGTATGAAAATACCATCAGTTTGGTCAACATACACTGAGTCCTTTTGATTAGCTATTGCAGTTCCAGATATGAAAACCggtctgtgtgcgtgtttcggggggtgtgtatgtgtttacgTCCTTAGCTCTAATTACTACGTTTGTTCGCTCGTTCGTTTGTTCGATTGCGTAGATATCTTATAATTAGCGGGTAATTTACTTTCGATAAATTGGCAGGGGCAAGCTTCGGCAAAAAATCCTCCGGTTTATGCGGATTTAAACGATTCCACCGGTACCGATTCGGTAAGTACGACGCCGTCATCGACCCCGCTGGCAGAGAAGAGCGAGACGATCAAGACTACCACTCCCGACGAAAACTATGGGAGTGCTGCTGACAGATGTTATGCATCTGTGCAGCTCCCGAACACCGGGACACGTTGTGCAAGCGATACCGGTCGTTTCGCCGACAAGGCAAATGTACCGATCGGGCTCAGTCCAAGGCTCGAGATGCGGTTGGCGCTGAATCACGACATTCTCGGCGACGAAGATCTCCTCACCTACAGTCCTGGGCCGGACCTGACGGCAATTCTCGGGCGCGACCTCTCCACATACCATCGGATGAGTGGGAAGGACATTATCATGAATCGTATCGTGACGCGCGTGAGCAGCTACATGAACATTCAGACGGCGGTGACGTCGACCCCGCCGCCGGCACCCAGCAAAGCGAGTGCGGTGGAACCCCACGGCTCCACGGGCAGCCCAGCTATGAAAAACGGAATGAGCTCATCATATCAGCAAAACAATTCAAAGATGGATACTCCTATACTTCATCGTCGAAAAGCTACCGCCCCAGCAGCTACCTGGAGCAGTTTTGGGTTTGCGGATCGAGGTAAGTGGCGCGCAGGCCAGCCATGTCCATGACTCTTGTGTGAAGCACTAAGTGCATGAAAACTGCTACCCCACAGAAGAAAGGACTCTGTCGGACCTGGAACGTTTGGCGAGGCGGGAGAAAGTTTACTGTATGACCCAGCTCAACCACAACGCATCTCAGCTGAAACGAGTAGCTAGCTTCAATACAACTACGAAACACACCAGTAAGCTGTAAGCATCCTTAACACATCCCTACACAACAGCGATAGGGTTTAAAGGATCTCTTCATGGAATTAATTTCAGGTTCAACTTTTTGTATCGACGCAACTCGGAAAACCAACTGGCCGGACTTTTCACTTCGAAGGATAGTGCGGAAGAAAGTTCCACCTGCCATTCCGACTCGAGCCGTTTGAATTCGCCCCGGAAGGAAACGGTGCGCATGTCTCTTTGTAGCTGCTTTTTTGCATACATATTGATACGATGCACTATGCTGTCCATTTTCTCTTTGTATCCTTTAGGTTAAGTCGCTTGATCGAAGGTTTTGGAAGCAGCTGAGCAAAAGGCGACGTGCCAGTTACCATGAAGAGCTCACAACGGGTGCATCATAAGCTGATGAGCAGTTTCCCTTCGATCGCCAGCATATTTGCAGTCGTGCACATGGGTGCTCGTTTTgataatagatttttttttttgcgctatCACTAGCTACTAGCTACTAGCACAGTCTGTACTGATCACTGTTGAAATAACGAGGATGTTTAGCTCGATTCCCACAAATCGATTAATCTGTCTCTGCAGCTGCATAGTGCACAACAAGTGTGTTTCACTATtgcaaagaagcaaaattaCAGTAGATTGAGCATACATACACCTACAGATGCAATTTGATTTCAACGGATATTTCCATACACCTAACAAACAATTTCTATGACAAGAAATCCAATAAATGGTAATCTTACATACTTTGGACCCTCGTCAAAATTGCTCCCATATtagacattaaaaaaaaaaaaatacatacctGTAAATATGcacacattttaaaacattctaaCCCTACCTTTGCATAGCTGCAAAGGTTTTTTGGAACCTTTGCAGCTATGCTATGatgcaattaaattttaaaataagccATTCAAAACAACCGATCCGTCAATGCAAAAGGTGAACGATTGatacttttcttcttttggcaCCGCAACCTCAGGAGGTCTTGGGCCTGCCAGTTATGGCTTCCTTGACTTAATTTACCATAAGCTACGTCCAACGGTCTAGATGGGATGTGACGCTGGTTCTGCTGTGTGAAAGAGCAGCAGTCCAGTGAGCACTAGATCATCACTATACCTCCGGGTTGTACGGTTAATGATACAGGAAAGGATTTGGTTTTAAATGATTTCATACATAGATAGGGCTTGACAATCATTGATTGCAAAGTGTTATCAGTTTACACCTATATGACAAAATGTTTGCTCATTACTATATGGAAAATCATTCAGGAACACTGGTGAAAAAGTGTTTTACGAGCGTATTATTTCTCTATCTCAATATCAATGTTACGTCCAGCTAAATATGCACCATCCGCTCAAACGAGTATACTCTTTGAAACGATAGCCCGTCCGGATCCCTACTTACAGTACATaagtttgttgtttcgttaTGAATGTGATGTGATACCGTTAATGAATCGTATGATAGATTTACTGATTCATACACATGTTAGCAAGGAACAAGTTTACAATTGTTTCAGCAAACTTTCACCTCGTTTCTTTAATACCAGGGGCATAGTGTTCATGGGTTTTCTTTGGTTTGCAACATTCAACTACTTTAAATCGTATGCACCAATCGTTTCATACGCAAATCGTCGATATTAATATTACTATTTTAAACATTCACACAACATAACGAGTAGATTTGTGAGTTTGTGTGATACAATAACATATTTTCATacaatttataatatttatgaAAGTGACATGCATTTcaggttttgcttttcaatttatttatttatcactaGAACCAATGCTTAGCCTACAAGTAAAAGAGACTTGTAAGAAACAAACAGCGAAAGGGTAAttctttttgttgaaatttgcaCAATTCAGTTTACACCGCACTGtacagatttaaaaaaaaaatgacaacgTAAACAAGAACgccaaaaaagaagctttactATGTACATTTCAAAATTAGTAACCGAAACCAAACTGCAAGTAATAGTTCAAGTACGAATACAAATGaaaccacaaaaccaaaatacaCACGATCGTGGTAGATAACTCTAGACAACCACCGTAGataagggagaaaaaaaacaacactttacACGTTAAGAACATACTTCTTACTACTAGATACTTCTCATAAAATTTGTAACGTAACGTAGAACGGTCGGGAAGGCGTCTTTTTAAAGCAACAGTTCATACAATACAATTAAAAGCGCTTCAAATTCGGTATTCATGCACCCCACTGTTATCGACGACTAGTCGATGGAATCTGCAATAAATAACGATTTGTCATTCTTCACGTAACGTAATTTTTAATCCATTCGGAATATTTGAGGATTGAGGCCTATGGAAGCTGGGACAGCCAGCCCGCGCGCTGGTGACGAGATAAAAATTGATCAATGAAAATTTGTGATAACAGTCACAATAAcctaaagcaagcaaacaaacaaagtggtgaaaagataaattaaaagaaacagaacaaaaagaaagagagaaacaacaacagcgggcaatataaaaataacataaacataaaatgacGATTTTGTAGTTTATAGTTTTGTTAGATATCCACTGTACCACACGATGGGAATAAAAGTAACACTGAGCAACGGGTTGTATGAAGGAAATCGAATTATGTGAGCTAGTAACAAAACAATTCTCACATTCTTAatagacaaacaaataaaaaataaaacaaaacaaaaaaacagtattTTGCCTTAAACTGCAATTCGACATGAAGTattagaaatgaaaaacaaaatgtcaaacatCTTCACAAAACAAAGTAATGTAATAAATCAATTGTTTAACGAATTTTAAGCAAATTAAAGGGAAGTTTCTTATGATGGAAGGGTATTGAAAAGAATTGTGCGTTGAGAAACATCATTAACATGTGTCGTCCAGCGGTCCACTATAAGGTTTGGTGGACCTTGCATTCTAAGGAGTCCAGAAGCATCCGCGAAGAGACTTGTCAACTCTATGGTCTTCTTAAGTAGACCTTAGCTTGCAAATTAATATCGGTCTTTCTGGCCCTAATTTGCCCTTAGGCAGCTAGTCAACCGCTGACCCGATTTTCTCCTTGCGGCAAAACTTCGCAAAAATTCCGCAACGGCTAAGTTGGTCTGCTTAGCCATCCTCAGGCTTGTGAGAATGACGATAACCAACATCATATGTGAGGTGGACCCAGGATGAAACACTAGCAAAGTCCTTTGCTATTGCTTGTCTGTCTTCGGTTAAATATGACACTTTACAGGGGCATCCGAAACCCAGTGCTCTGACGCTCCATGGCATCAGCACTAGCCAGCGAACCTGTACAGATCTGGCAATTCTTTGACGATACTGCAGTTTGCTATTATCATCGAAGATTTGCCACAGGTCCTTGCGTTCAAATGCGCCTAACGCCTGAATGGAGTTCGCATGCAGTGTCCATATTTATTGGCAAGGTACAACCGAGGTAACGTAGTGTATATGGTGCAATTCGTGTATATGGACCAATCCGGCGACTTTGTGTCTCCGTCGATCGCAACAGTACTGTCTAGTAATGTACAATCAAAAACCAAAGTCACCGGTACATGTCCACCACTACAACCTGATTCCTCCTTAGGTTGTCAGGATCGTTAGTAGAATAAACGAACTGGATGAAACCTAAGAAAACCGTGCTTCGCTTGATGATGATATCTCGAAGTACTCTTTCAAGCGCAGCTTTGAACAAAGATACAAGTCAGTCCGTCACCTTTCCGGATTCGAAATCCTTACCCTACACATCATGCTGACAAAGGTAGCTGCTAACTTGATACTCAACAGGACACCCGGGGGATGAGGTGACGGGTCCAAGTACCATAGTGAGGTGTATCCCATCGCAGTTGCCACATTTGAAACGAAAGCTCGCTGCCGAGATTCGCGACACcgaattatttattgtttatttacatcAGTTCTATGGACAAAAACGTCTTATTTAACTTTCACATACATGTTAATATGCGCTTTACTGTTCTCAGCCTGTTGATCCTATTGGTCCAACTCAGGAAAATTTTGTTACCTCACAAAGCGTTGAAACTGAGTGGAAATTGACAACTTCACATCAGACTAATTCCAGACCACCTCTTGCGTTCCACAGGTAGGCATCCTAAGACCTCTcctcttctctctttctattaATGACGTCATTCAAACCTTGGGCAACACTAGCTATTTGCTCTACGCCGATGACCTTAGACGGTTCCAACCAGTCCATAGCACGTCAGATTGTCTAGACCTACAAAGATCTCTCTTCGTCTGACCATTTTTCCGACTGGTGCTATAAAAATGATCTACTAACTTCTCTCGATAAGTGCGTTTGTATATCTTTCCATCGTTCGTACGTCCTTTAGTGTTCAATTGCAAAATTTCAGACAAGAAACTGCATCGATGCATTACTGTGACATGATCGATGAAGCTAACCAAATGATATTTATCATTCGCAGACAATCTCATGATCTGTCAGATCTGAACTGTCGATTAGCCTTATATAAATTGCTTGCTCAGGGGCAGCCCGGTCGTATAGACGACAGCTGCGCCAATCTTCAaaaggcaggaccggggttcaaatcccatccagaccatccccccgtagtgaggattgactgactatccaactacgtgttagTATCGACAACTACGGTATTGCTTACTCGTTCCGTCCCGGAGAATAGTCTGGTAGTCTGGTGTCATTCTTCCAGTCTCTGGTCGAATAGATTAGAATCCATAAAAAACGCATTTTGTCCTGCGTTTTACACCGCTACGTAACGTTACAACAACCACGTCCttcttatcttcttcttgttggcttaacctctaaggtcatgccggccttcgaaatggcttactagactgccgggtaccacgtagttggctagtcagtcctcactacggggggacgatccggatgggatttgaacccccccttcctgccgtttgaagatcggcgccgctgtcgccaataccaccgggccgccccacgTCCTTCGTACCGTACTCGTTGCTATGTGATCAGTAAGACGATTTAATATCAGTTTATGAAGTCCTTCGCCTGTCTTGTCGATGCCGATTCGCCGGGTGTTTTTCCAGGTTAGAAATCAAGACAAGACGTTGCCATTTCTAGGTACAAAGTTCTCAAAAAGTGATTAATCCATAATCCATAAGaatctgaaattttgtttctgaAATGGCCCGCAGTAAGGAAAGttatttattatcaaaaatgTTAGTTTTCTAACTTTTGTTCCGACAGTTGAAAAGTTTACGTCGCTCTGGCgtcaaataaatgaaatatttttgtattaaaaaattgaaaacaaccCCGTGTTTAGTTtcatcatttattttctttcgtgcAAGCAAAACTTGCCTACGCGAAAACATTCGGTCTGCAATATCGGCCAAATACGGCATTACTTAAAAACGGTCAAAAGCGGAATGTAACGTCCGATATCGCCCGTTACTATACGTTAGCATACGTTAGCAGACATTACTGCAATGAAAGTAACGGCTTACAGTTATTTTGTGTTACTATACGCGTTAGTTCAAAAAATATAGGTGTGTGTCTTTGGTAACTTAATAAACGCCAAAAGATGCCGCTAAAGTTcttgggatttttttatataattttcggGAACGGATCTAGCTATGTTTTTATTCTTCGtatgataaacaaaaaattgcttcAGTTTCAGTTTTTATCCATAAATTCATGGCAGAATTCTACATCGTACAACAAACAACCTGTTTCATCTCGCTGTGGAAATTGGTTTTGCTGCAAGGGCAATTTCCATGTTGCTCGTTTATCTTATTCCATTGCACATTTCAACCTAGCAGCATATATAGCGACATTTATGTGCTGTCAAAGTggagaaaacacaaaaagaataCAAAACATTATTCTTCGTAAAACTGAACAGGTAACAAAAATTGGAAGGCAACAACATAAACCACGTTTGTATTTTGCTGGAAAATTACATTGATTATCTCGTTTCATTGGCAGAAAAAGTGTGCTTCTctaaaaagaaaccaaaggCACTCAAGTTAACCATGAGTGAGctcaagaaaagaaagaaaaaatccgtAAGTATCAACTAGATACGTGTGGCCGATTGCGTGAATGTATACGAACTAAGCATTTCTCAATTGTGGATCATTTTTCCATCAACAGAAAGAGGAAATCGCCAAGGAATTTGATTTGCCCGAAAGGAAAAGTAAAATTGCCACTATTTACAAGCAGGATGGACAGGCTTATTGCTTGTGTAGATCGTCCGATTCTTCGCGGTTCATGATGTAAGTAGCTGTAGAGTCGAATAGGGTAAAGCTTCATTGATGATTGGAAATGTTACCCCATATATGAATGCTTCTATTCTTGCCTGCCGAATCCTAGATGCTGCGATGCGTGCGAAGAATGGTATCATGGAGATTGCATCAATGTTTCGGAAAAGGAAGCCAAACACATCAAACATTACTACTGTCAGCGCTGCAAGGAAGAAGATCCTTCTTTGCAAACAGTATTCCGGCTAGTCCCGGTAGCCGGGCCAACCCCGATTCCGGAGGAAAAGAAACCCCCAAagaagaggaaagaaaaaccgatCGGCAGTTCGTCGGAGAAGCGCTGCGGTAACTGTGACGGCTGCCTAGCCGAGAACTGCGGTAACTGTGATGGATGCTTGGACCTCACAGTGCATGGTCGCAAGCAGCGGTGCGAGATGCGTATCTGTAGTAATTCGAGCAGCACTCGAAAAAAGGATCGAGCCGCCGTGAAAGCGGCAGGtcgaaacaaaagaagaaaacgatcgCTTACGCCAGAAGTGATCCGAAATCCGGCACTGGAAGGCGATCGACAATGTTTCGGTCCCGGGTGCATTATGACGGCAAGACCACAGTCAAAGTACTGTTCAGATGAGTGCGGCATGAAGCTGGCCACGAGTCGGATCTATCAAGTGCTACCTCAACGCATCCAAGAATGGTCGCTAAGCCCGGCCGTTGGTgaggagcaaaacaaaaaagcccttGAATCGATACGCATGAAGCAAGCAATTGTGCGTGCTACGCTGGCCGAACTGGACAAGCGCCATGCGGAGCTGGATCTGTTGGTTGAGCGAGCCAAGCGATGTACGCTGGATCCGAATGCCTTGGAAAACACCGACATGGAGGATGAAATGTCCATGTACTGCATCACTTGCGGTCATGAAATTCATTCTAAAACTGCCATTCGACACATGGAGAAGTGTTTCAACAAGTACGAAAGTCAGGCAAGCTTCGGTAGCATCTTCAAGACGCGAATAGATGGCAATTCTATGTTTTGCGATTTCTACAATCCAGCCAGCAAGACCTACTGCAAGAGGCTCCGTGTGCTGTGTCCCGAACACTGCAAGGATCCTAAAATTAGCGATACTGACGTTTGCGGTTGTCCCTTGGTGCGAAATGTGTTTCAATTGACGGGAGAATTCTGCAGGTAAGCCACCATCTTCGTTTCCATGTTGGTTTATGCAGATACTTTTTAATACTTAATTTCTGTTGCAACTTAATCGTTACAGGGCGCCCAAAAAATCTTGCTTCAAA encodes the following:
- the LOC126562156 gene encoding CXXC-type zinc finger protein 1-like; its protein translation is MSELKKRKKKSKEEIAKEFDLPERKSKIATIYKQDGQAYCLCRSSDSSRFMICCDACEEWYHGDCINVSEKEAKHIKHYYCQRCKEEDPSLQTVFRLVPVAGPTPIPEEKKPPKKRKEKPIGSSSEKRCGNCDGCLAENCGNCDGCLDLTVHGRKQRCEMRICSNSSSTRKKDRAAVKAAGRNKRRKRSLTPEVIRNPALEGDRQCFGPGCIMTARPQSKYCSDECGMKLATSRIYQVLPQRIQEWSLSPAVGEEQNKKALESIRMKQAIVRATLAELDKRHAELDLLVERAKRCTLDPNALENTDMEDEMSMYCITCGHEIHSKTAIRHMEKCFNKYESQASFGSIFKTRIDGNSMFCDFYNPASKTYCKRLRVLCPEHCKDPKISDTDVCGCPLVRNVFQLTGEFCRAPKKSCFKHYVWEKIRRAEIDLERVRQWLKMDELVEQERQIRQAMASRAGVLGLMLHSTYNHDIMEKLCTGKF